agcgcaccttgcccagcttgcttgtttaattttcccgcccccccgcagctgtggggaatcaatcgtcgctccggagggattgcggcatgatccccggtgggcgccgccatcttggagcccccgcgcatgcgcaggagctcaccgatccggaagacgtcgccggctccgcccccgacgtcaccacagcttacagcgcttcctgtcagcgctgcagctctcgtggaacgccgaggccggccagctacgatccgatcggcgccccccagatgccgccgcgctcccccagatgccgccgcgctcccccctgctccagagagacccacagcccacgggaagggcgacttaccagacgctggccccggagaccggacaccccctggcgaccgctcctcgctgcctagtcaccgccgtgccgccctgccagggccaccgtgactacttcaggtacccgcaccggccgaagtgggagaccctctcgccaccagaatcggtccggccggcctggactcctgtagtttctataggcatccagtcccttcaggaacaggaaaccaactgatgcatggggagaggtgccgcccttttgtatctgtaggtttcctgttccttaagggcggatcccctctctctcgtgtgctgtcatgggagtccgaataaatttaCCATTTCTTAAAGCTTTTCTTTTTACCATGGAGGCTATtgtccatgggaggttagaagccggcatagcctgatcagctctgctacataggagcgatgtgaGCATTGCTCCGATGTagaactgcattgctatgagcaccgaccatagggtggcgctcacagcaatctggcatcaagaaccataggtcttcaggagacctctggttattatGCCAACTCATCGATGACCCCCGGTCATGTGATTGGGTCAGCGGTGTGCACATTTCcatcccgatggccagaagcgcttgttaaatgctgctgtcagtgtttgacagcagcatttaactagttcatagcagcgggtggatcgcgattccgcctgccgctattgcgggcacatgtcagctgttttgtacagctgacatgtcctggctttgatgcgggctcatctgCACCTCATCAAAGCAGGGGGATCTGCCATTGGTCGTACTATTCCATGCAGAGAACCAGAAGACCCCCGTCTCGTATCCACATCCTGGATGCCAATACAGTTAAAAGCAATGATTGAAGAAGAAAGCTGCCATCTCAGTGGAACAGAAGTGATGTCACCATTTTGCTCCCCTGTCCCAGACTGAAGATTTAGGGCGCTCACTGCACAGAGCCAAACAGTGAGTTTTTTTTGTGGAGCCCATTCCTCTGGACAGAAAACCATGATGGGGACCATAGTTAAGGTATCACCATACTTTCCAGTGACATTGAGGGGTGGAAGGGGCACAGTAAGCTTCAAAGGCATTTGGAGGAAGTCACTATAAGGGTATCATCATTTGGAGGCACCTTTGTTAGCACACTATTGGGGTAATCAAAGGCTTCAATAGGGCTTTGACCGTATTTGCCAACACTTGTGTCAGGGTGCTGCCCCTCACTGTAACACAAGATAAATGACTTAAGCAGCCAAATCAAGTTTGAGTGGGGTCCAAGATGACTTCCCCTGTAGAAAATCAGATCAAGACCTGCTCACCCCTAGTTTAGACGTGTCAGAAATGTTGCACCGTACATTGGCTGTCAACTAGTTTGGAGTCCTTGTTATTATTCAAGAATAGTGCTCAGATCTTTGAGTGTTGTGAACTAAAGTTACAGAGCACCAATCACATTGTTTAGGCAAGCATGCATTGGAGCGGCTTAAGATGTTGTGAGAACATTGGCTGttcacttgttgcattttcttctgTGCAATTGTCAAAGGATTTCCTAGCAAGCCAAGTAAAAACGATTCCTGAAGCCTCATGcactttttttccttgcagatttagatcagcatgtcagttctttcacACATACTAATGAATGAGTGGGGAAAGctctgcacaaaaaaaaacaaaaaaaaaaaacacgctacTGATTGTACACAGCACTTTTcctgttttaggctgtgtgcacatgttgctgtttttcccgataaaaacgctataaaactgcaaaaaaaatgcatacaataagcatcccatcatttagaatgaattctgcatgttttgtgcacataaagCTTTTTTTTCAGCGGAAAAAACGCAGAATGTTGATTAATttagcgtgtttttttttttgcagatttcccactacaaaatgcattgggaaatgtccgggggaaaaaacgcatcaaaaatgcatgcagatttcttgcataaagtttcaggtttttctcaggaattttttgaaagaaatcctgaacgtgtgcacatagccttaaagatgcAGAACTTTCTGCTGCACATACAATTAGGCAGGTTTTAGGTAAGCAGGTTTATTTTCAggggggaaaaaatatatatataatatgtaagcTTTACAGTAGTGAAAACAGCTTAGATCTTAAGGTGTTACAGTTTGTATTTATTAGAAAGTCTGTACCATTACATTGGCTTCCCTATACAGCAGCTGAAGGGTAAACACTTATGACCCCTGTATTACCCTCAATGCTCCTAAACTGCTTGTTAGAAAGATAAGAGCTCTGCACACATTGAGGGAGCAGTCAGATGGCTGTATGCCGATTGCATGGACTGGAAGCCCTCCCAGCAGCATGTCTCTCTATGTAGCCAcaactcaggtcaggagagcctccGGCCAGTCCCTGCAATGCAAGTCTGTTTAACAGCAGTCTGACTGCGCCCTAATAGTGACCATTTATCACAGCCTCCAGGTCACCAATGGATTACCATCCCTAATCCCAGGTAAGGACTGATACAAAAAGAGCTGCCTGCAACATAAGTCACATTATTAGTCATCCAAGCCAATCACAACTTGATTAGGAGAAATGAACACTGATATTATCTAGCCTTAAGAGGAAATAGTCACCAGATTCTCTATATAAGCCAAATCCTCAAGTTATAGCATCTTGATCAGTAACCTGTTCACAATTGCCCAGCTCCCCAGCATAACCAACGACCTTTTACAATACTTGTTTTATGCCAATTTCTAGCCTGTACTCCACACCTGTCCCTTCTGCCTTGATCGATGTGGCCATCTCCTACACAATTTTAGTGTCAGGAGGTGCAGAGTAGACCAGGGACCCCCACTGAACTGATTAGCACATTAAAGAGTGTTTAAGAATACCGTGGTGGACTCTATATAGACAAGACCTCAGATAATGTTCTCTATTGTAAACTAAATTAACTACCTTGCCATAATGGCCGCTACACACATTGAGTCAAGAGCCTTGGATCTTCATCACTAGGCTAACCACAGACATGTCAATGGACGTTTACCTGACCCACATGTCAATCTAAAGACCATGAAGACCATTGAGGTAGTGGAAAGTTTATTTACAATGGAGTTACACTTAAAGATACCAAAGTATGGAGAGAATTGAGGCATGCAGACTCTGAAGAGGGGAGGTCACAGAAGACTAGCTGTAGATACAAATTTTTCTGAAAAACCTGAGGATTGAGGGAATGTCATATAAAATGTGTACTACCCATTTACTGTCAACTACTCTACAGTTAACAAACCCTTTATAAAATAAAGAGACACCACACTTGTgtacagtttgtaaaaaaaaaaaaaaaaaaaaagaaaatttaagatCAAAAAACAAATTGCCCAGCAAAATTAAGCACGTTCTCCACGGATTCTTCTTGCTAGCTGGATGTCCTTGGGCATGATGGTTACTCTCTTTGCATGGATGGCACAGAGGTTGGTGTCCTCAAATAGACCAACCAAGTAAGCCTCACTTGCTTCCTAAAAATTCAAAAAATATTGAGAAGTCAATAGGCAGCAATAAACAAAAATCATAATTCTGTGTTATGGGAAAGGGGGGGGATGAGTTTGTTGCATCTTTGTTACAAAAATGGGGCAGTAACCATTTGTATACTAGTGCAAGCTTATGCATGTAATGCCATCCATGGttttcaataaaaatttttttttttttttttttttttttttaaaatcaaatATTTCCTAATTCGAGACACCATTAGCCTACCTGCAGAGCACCAATGGCTGCACTCTGGAACCTCAGGTCAGTCTTGAAATCTTGGGCAATTTCCCTGACAAGACGCTGGAAAGGAAGCTTGCGGATCAGCAACTCTGTTGACTTCTGGTACCTCCTGATCTCTCTTAAAGCCACAGTACCaggtctgaaagaaaaaaaaagtttaaataaatgATATAAGTAGAATTGCATAtggtcttaggctgtgtgcacacgatgcagatttggtgcagaaaaatctgctgcagttctgcactaaatctgcatctcctggcagaatctgcaggtgcgttttttatgcgtttttgtgcagaaacatgcacaaaaacgcatcaaaaacacacctgcagatttctattatggaggggtgcagaaacgctgcagaactgcacaaaagtagtgacatgcacttctttgaaatctgcagcgtttctgcgcagatttttctgcaccatgtgcacagctttttttttcacattgatttacattgtactgtgatcacagtgctgttctgcagtgtttctgctgcagaaaaatctgctgcagttctgcactaaatctgcatcgtgtgcacatacccttacagttcagATATCAATGTAAACTGATTATGCATTTcttatgtgaatatttttctgcccaatgatgaccgaagtattctaggagtgatattattttctggttagccaataaaggtatcactcctagaatacttcggtcatcattgggcagaaaaatattcacattgatttttctggctaacagtaccacaatacaatttattGTACATCATGCATTTCTTATGTAATTGCACCCATGACCCTGACTAACCAGTCCCAATGGAGAGAGGGTCAGTGCCGGGGGTACAGAAAAAGCTCTAATCTTAACACAACACTCCATGACTGAAACCAAAACACTAcaggggggaataaagttcattttctccctgcagtgttCAGCATGTTAGtaatgccattaacctgcagattaaactcATAACTGCAGGCTCATTGCATTTTTTGCTGGTGACAAGTGCTATATGAATAAAATAAGTAGAGTTGGTTAGGTTTCCATGTTCCGTaaaggcagtgctttggatgcagcaaatACCTGCTCTATCCAAAGTGCTTCCAGCTTTTGTACACACAGTGATCCTGcaggtgttcattgaacacatgcagaatcaccacatcctatacatagGACGGTGCTATTTAccttgtggagactgagcatctcttcgagagaaaaaaaaaaaaaaaaacactgactaaCATCCACACATAAATCAGGTCTAAATAGGTGCttactagagtcgccaactcatacaaccaaacagataaggcagcactctgtagtgctaacaaAATATGAGAATCGAATAATcgaattactgcactagaaatgtgaaaaattgagaaaactttgtgcATAgactggccaattcatgtgtaactggcagccatgttaaagggaaggtaccgcgtttgtaggtcattaataaatcactaatgtagcataacatgctgctataagcaagtttgaaatgcatgtgaaacagatttcatgtgttatacgagtttaaagaatgcactgggggctgacatcttggttttgcagcagtagcagggcactatcagtgtcagattacggcaccccatggacataggagataatagaccagcacggaccctatctgtaacattgcagcagcattagcagcgtGAGCTGggtacgcctctgtgggctgcacaactcactgctgtaggtgtgactagctgacaTTTTATTATAGCtctgtgctctctatcacaggacagaagaagccctcactgctcctctgtactccaggcaggcacatccTCTTCTCCCcacaagctgccctgtgtgcttctcctgctgtgtctctgcctccccctcacacacagtccctgtgatctccagtaagctgcactcacagcctgcagagagggaggtgacacctgaagAGAGAGCAGGgcggctgacaggacagggattaaggtgggggaagggggatggcaagaatgttattcacaaaaaatgctgct
The nucleotide sequence above comes from Ranitomeya imitator isolate aRanImi1 chromosome 7, aRanImi1.pri, whole genome shotgun sequence. Encoded proteins:
- the LOC138645191 gene encoding histone H3.3A; amino-acid sequence: MARTKQTARKSTGGKAPRKQLATKAARKSAPSTGGVKKPHRYRPGTVALREIRRYQKSTELLIRKLPFQRLVREIAQDFKTDLRFQSAAIGALQEASEAYLVGLFEDTNLCAIHAKRVTIMPKDIQLARRIRGERA